AATATCGCCCATGACCTCGGGCGTCGCTGTCGCCGTGAAGGCCGCAACCACCGGCCGCTCCGGCAAACTGTCCACAAACGGCGCTACCGCCAGGTAGCTCGTCCGAAAATCATGCCCCCACTGTGACACACAGTGGGCCTCATCCACAGCAACGCACGAGATAGGCAAATAGCCCATCTCCTCGCGGAACCAGTCCAGCTCCAGTCGCTCAGGCGCGACATAGAGCAGCTTCAGCTCACCGCGCTGCGCGGCGCGGATGCGATCATTCACTTCTTTGCCGCTAAGTGTACTATTAATATACGCGGCAGCAATTCCGGCGGTCGTCAACGCATCGACCTGGTCCTTCATTAACGAGATCAGCGGGGAGACGACAAGCGTCAGACCCGAATATAACAAAGCGGGGATCTGATAACAGATCGATTTCCCGCCCCCGGTTGGCATAATACCCAGCGTATCTTCACGTTCGAGCAGGCTGGCTACGATCTTTTTCTGTCCCTCACGGAAGTCGGGGTAGCCATAATATTTTTGCAGGAGACCCTGCGCTTCTTCTAATGTAGGTGTTTGCACACTCATGTAAAGACTCCTTACTTATCACCGGTGTTCTTCCACCAGCTTGGTCCGATCCGATTCTGACATCCGAAAGCGGCTTATACCGCATCCTTGACAACAAAATGGCGTTCTCATGACTTGTCCGTCAAGCAAACGCCGCTCCCTTTAGTTTAACGGCCCAGACCCGAATGAGCAACCGCGTTTTCATGTAAAACGATCTTCGGCAACTGTGTAACAGCGGTATAACCTAAGTGATCAGAAAGATTACAAATAGAATCTGGTGTGATTGAACATTCTAGGTCAAATAAAAAAACAACCGCCTGCCCTTTTGGGAACAAGACGATTGTTTTGATTTAAAGTGCATTTGCTAATCTTTTAGCGCCTCAACTTCAGACTCGGTTAGACCACTTGTTTTGGCGATGACAGATACTTCGATGCCGAATGAAAGCATATTTTTAGCTATTTCAATCGCCTTTCTTTTTTCACCTTCCGCTAATCCCTTTTCCGTAGCCCACTCAATCATCGAGGCTTCATCATGCAAATACTTTTGCCGCTCTTCATCCAAGCGACGTGCTTCACGATCCTGACTCAGAAACTCAAGCGTATCCATCGCTTTCTTCAATGTAGGTTCATTCATTTGCAGCACCTCTCATTGTTTGTGGGAACGAGTTTTTTTCTGTGGGTTGCGTTGCTAATCTTTCAATGCCTCAACCTCAGACTCGGTTAGACCACTTGTTTTGGCAATGACCGAAACTTCGATGCCGAATGAAAGCATATTTTTTGCAATTTCGATCGCCTTCTTTTGTTCGCCTTCCACTATACCTTTAGCAATGCCCTTCTCCGTAGCCCACTCAATCATCGAGGCTTCATCGTGCAAATACTTCTGCCGCTCTTCATACAAACGACGTGCTTCACGATCCTGACTCAGAAACTCAAGCGTATCCATCGCTTTCTTCAATGTAGGTTCATTCATTTGCAACACCTCCCAATTGGATTTGTCAG
Above is a window of Paenibacillus sp. E222 DNA encoding:
- a CDS encoding Rpn family recombination-promoting nuclease/putative transposase; this encodes MNEPTLKKAMDTLEFLSQDREARRLDEERQKYLHDEASMIEWATEKGLAEGEKRKAIEIAKNMLSFGIEVSVIAKTSGLTESEVEALKD